From Rhodamnia argentea isolate NSW1041297 chromosome 10, ASM2092103v1, whole genome shotgun sequence, a single genomic window includes:
- the LOC115735160 gene encoding syntaxin-71-like produces the protein MSVIDILTRVDSICKKYDKYDVEKHNDSNVSGEDAFARLYAAVEADVEAAEQKAEAASNEKSRASAVALNAELRRTKARLLEEVPKLQRLAMKKVKGLSSEEFAARNDLVLALPDRIQSIPDGTAPAPKKAGGWTTSASRPGIKFDSDGKMDSDYFQQSEESSQFRQEYEMRKLKQDQGLDMIAEGLDTLKNMAHDMNEELDRQVPLMDEIDSKVDKAASDLKNTNVRLKDTVNQLRSSRNFCIDIVLLCVILGIAAYLYNVLKK, from the exons ATGAGCGTGATCGACATCTTGACTCGAGTGGACTCGATCTGCAAGAAGTACGACAAGTACGACGTCGAGAAGCACAATGACTCCAATGTCTCCGGCGAGGACGCCTTCGCTCGTCTCTACGCCGCCGTCGAGGCCGACGTCGAGGCTGCCGAGCAG AAAGCTGAGGCCGCTTCCAACGAGAAAAGTAGGGCATCTGCGGTTGCTCTGAATGCGGAGTTGCGGCGAACCAAGGCCCGGTTGCTTGAGGAAGTGCCTAAGCTGCAAAGATTGGCTATGAAGAAG GTTAAAGGACTTTCTTCTGAAGAATTTGCTGCTCGTAATGATTTAGTCCTTGCGCTGCCGGATAGAATTCAGAGCATACCAGATGGAACTGCACCTGCACCTAAAAAAGCTGGAGGTTGGACAACTTCTGCATCACGCCCGGGAATAAAGTTTGATTCAG ATGGAAAAATGGACAGTGACTATTTCCAACAATCTGAAGAGTCAAGCCAATTTAGGCAAGAGTATGAAATGCGGAAACTAAAGCAG GATCAAGGTCTGGATATGATAGCTGAGGGTTTGGATACATTGAAAAATATGGCTCATGATATGAATGAG GAATTGGACAGGCAGGTTCCTTTGATGGATGAGATTGACTCCAAG GTGGACAAGGCAGCTTCAGacttaaaaaatacaaatgtcAGGCTTAAGGATACTGTTAATCAG CTGCGGTCTAGCCGGAATTTCTGTATCGATATAGTTCTTTTGTGTGTAATTCTGGGTATCGCTGCCTATTTGTACAA Tgtattgaaaaaatga